AGTTTTCTACAAAGGAAACGAGTATGCTTCCATGAATCCCAATTTCGTTGGTTGTGTTGAAGGAGCATTGGGGATTCGCGAGTGGCTTGAATCACAGGGTCATGAGTACATTGTCACTGATGACAAAGAAGGACCAGATTCTGGTCAGTATCATTTTAAGTCTTGAATTTAGTTTCTATATACCTACAAATATACCAACTATATAGATATTTTACTATAACTATTACAAGAGTCATACAAAATGGTGAGATTTGATTGGTCACAGTACATAACTTTTTATTAACAGGAATGAGATTGATGTTTACATATtgatttttatgtataaaaatgTCGGAGTGTCAAAATTAATCTTATTCTTTTATCTATGCATGGGTAATTACTTTCTCCTTATACTGAATTTTCTGCTTTAACTTTATGATTCATTTGATTTATGGGCTTATGGCTACTTTTTGGTATGTCTACCAGTACTTGAGAAACACATTCCTGATCTCCATGTCCTCATATCTACACCATTTCACCCTGCATATGTCACTGCGGAAAGAATTAAGAAAGCTAAGAATTTAGAGCTGCTGTTGACTGCTGGAATTGGTTCCGATCACATTGATCTTAATGCTGCGGCTGCTGCCGGCTTAACTGTGGCCGAGGTCACAGGAAGTAATGTGGTGTCGGTTGCAGAGGATGAGCTCCTGCGGATCCTCATCCTATTGAGGAATTTCTTGCCTGGATACCAGCAAGCTGTTACTGGTGACTGGAATGTTGCCGGCATTGCTTATAGAGCTTACGATCTTGAAGGAAAGACTATAGGAACTGTTGGTGCTGGACGAATTGGCAAGCTCTTACTACAAAGGTTGAAACCCTTTAACTGTAATCTTCTGTATCACGATCGGCTCAAGATGGATCCTGAGTTGGAGAACCAAATTGGAGCAAAGTTTGAGGAGGACCTTGATGCAATGCTTCCAAAGTGTGATGTAATTGTTATCAACATGCCTCTCACTGATAAGACAAGGTATAATTCCTTCTGCATTAGTAGTTTATACCAACTAGTTAaatcatttataatttttaaaactttcttGTGCAAATCACAATGCCTTCTCTTAAGGAAATTGAAAGGTGTGTATGTATATTctgtctttttttctttttctttcttgggaTGAGACAAGGGGTTAAATTTGAACATAGGAATTCTTTGGTCATTGCTTAGTAGTTATCAAAAATCATCTTTCTGAAAAGTTAAACCTCTTGGGTAGAGTCGGAAAGACATATGAATGATTTTATATATCAAGAACTCAAGGCCTTTTGTAATAAAATCTCTTTTGTCATGTCATGAATTATTTCTTCAAAAGTTAAAGTTGTTAGAGACACATGAGTTGTTTTGTACCTAATAGTAATAAATCTATTTTTGTGACATAGGGGATTGTTCGACAAAGATCGGATTGCTAAGTGTAAGAAGGGTGTTCTTATTGTCAACAATGCTCGAGGGGCAATCATGGACACGCAAGCAGTTGCTGATGCTTGCTCCAGTGGGCACATTGCAGGTAATTCGGAAACAAGCTGACaaatatttgtgtttttaaaCGATCAACTATCATTCAAGTAACTCTTACACAAGAATTTTATCTAATAAGCAGAGTTATTCAAATTTCATAAAGGTTAAAGCTAatcttatttgttaatttctcTGTCATGCAATTGTTTCGAATCTCTTATTTCTGTAGGCTACAGTGGTGATGTGTGGTTCCCACAACCAGCTCCAAAGGATCATCCATGGCGCTACATGCCAAACCATGCCATGACTCCTCACATTTCTGGTACCACCATAGATGCACAGGTAAGTTTTTTAAGTTTCAACATATTTCCTTACCTcctattagagatataaccattcatGTGCCACTTCTTATCAGTTTAAACTTTTAGGAGAAGTGGTATCATGACACCTTCTGCTGAGAAAttgtttctattttaatataactGTTATTATGGTGCTGATGAGTGATGAtagttatttttgaaaataacaatACTCTCTTTTCCAGTACCTAACTTCCTTAACTGCTTTTGTGTCTTTCAAAATGGAGTActaatgaaataataaaatgaaaatcgATTCAGTTGCGTTATGCTGCTGGCGTGAAAGACATGCTTGATAGGCACTTCAGGGGTGAAGACTTCCCAGAACAAAACTACATTGTGAAGGAAGGTCAACTAGCACCCCAATACCGGTGAAGCTAAAGCAGACATGTTAAGGCATTCGACTCTTCAATTGTGGTGACCCTTCAGAAAAGGAATCAGAAATGTATGAACTGCAATAATTGTTCTGCTTTTTATTTTGAGTGTTTTCAGTTTTAAACTTTgaactctttttgttttgtaaGAAATAAAACTGATGAACGCCTGAGGCTACTAGTATgctcatttttcattttatgaatttgggtgtaCTTTTCCCATGACGCGAGTAAAATGTAATAAATTTGGTATAACAAGATATGGAAAATTGACGAATAAAAGTGAACTATGGCATTTGGTTTCAAAACTCTCTCCCTTATCTTTAATCGGTCTTGAATCATAGGGCACACAGTAGTTATGTTGTATGCTTCATTGCAAATGCCGTAACGGTTTTTATATTTGCCTTTGACCAAGATGCTTAGTTGCATACCTCAAACCAGAGAAAATGGTGGGTTGGAAGGCAGGTCCTGGTATCCTGCAAGGTTCAAGGAAGACTTCTCAATCTCTTCAAAGATTTTTGTGAGGGAATTATGTATCATGACCTATAAGATCTATTTCCTAACTTTTAACTTGAAGTAGGATGGCAATGGCTCGCGTAGGGATGGATTTTGGCTCTGTCCAACCTCGCCTCATCTTTCTTTATTCTATATAGAGCCTCGTTATTATACGCTGGTAGCAAAAAACCTGCATGCTAAAGCTAAACCGGATGGAACTCAAcagtaaataaaaattcaagcaGGATAGAACTCAACACTAAATAAAAACTCAAGacatctttctcttttttattaggagaaattaaatttagtttttattgtggttttatttaattaattaattaaagtatttaaaattaatgtagttACTTTTTtcacaataatattattaaaatttataaattaagaaataattcactactaaaaaaatattaatattctaaaaaaattaataacttcataaataacaataatacgcaatatataattcaatcttaaactaatttataaaattacttaatataaaaaaaaacgtAATTAAACTCTATAGTTGACGATAAATATTGTTATATGTATTCAATCAAGTCCTCTTTTAGTTGTCGATGTTGTTGCCTATTCCAAAGTTGGACATTTCTTTGAAGAAATTGATGGTATAGTGCAAAATCTTCGTCTCCCAACTGAGATTGTGATAAGCTATTTTTAACATCGTCATACTTTAGGCCTTGAGCAAAATTTCCTGTGTCTGTCATTTTCAACAATTATATTATGCAATATAATACAAGTTCTCATTATGTTTGcaagcttctttttttttcaaaagcacATTGTACCACATATAATTGCAAAACGTGCTTGCAACACTCCGAAGGCTCATTCTAAGTCTTTTCTTTGCCCTTCTTGATATTGTGCAAAGACCTTGCATTTCTCTCCTTGATATTGATTTGATAAATGTGGCCCATTTAGAATAAATACCATATGCTAAATAGTATCCCATAGTATAATTATTGCcattgataataatataatttacctTCGGAGCACGATTATTTAGAATATCATTGAACATTGGTGAACGATCTAACACATTGATATCGTTATTGAACCAAAAACTCCAAAGAATGCATGTCATATCCAAAGGTCTGAAGATGCTACAACCTTAAGTACTATGGTTGCAATCCTATGATAAGTCGATAACCAATCATGTACATATCTTTCCATGACTTTGGACAATTTTTCCATTGCCAATACATACAGTCGATGCTACCCAACATACCAGGAAAGCTACGACCTCCGCCATTTATAGTAAGTGTTGTACatcatttgaatttgattttttataagtATTCATTCTCAAACACCGAAATGACACCATCAACAAATTTTTTCAAGCATTTAATTATGATGCTCTCGCCTATGCgcacataatcatcaacaacattAGCTACTATGCCATATGCTAACATCCATATCGCAGTAATGCATTTTTGTAGTGGTGACAAGTCTCTTCTCCTAGTTGCATCGACCCTCTGTTGGAAATACGGATAAACATTTGAGAGGGTGTCTACTATCCGAAAGAACACGTGTCTTCTCATtcaaaatcttataaaaaatgTCAACATTATATACCGGCTCATCTGCAAAGTAATCTTTGAAAAGGTAATCATGtcctacttttttatttttgttgatccATCTACGAGGAGTTGGAAAAGAGTTTCTATTGATACCTTCTTCTTCTGAATCATTGAACAAATACTTATCGATCCAATTATTCATGAGTGTGTTATCTCGCCTTTTTCTTTTACCATACAAAGtctcattaaaaatattatcaaagttTCTAGCTATTAATTGAAATATAATATTTAGCATTCTTTTGAAGTGAGAAACTAGTTTTGAAATTCTTTTGAAGTGAGAAACTAGTTTTGAAATGGAATTTGTGATTGTAAATGTTTGATAATTGAAATTTATAAGTGTATTGCAACAAGTAATTACTCTTCAACGGTCATTTTGCAATGTCTATCTCACAACGGCTAGTTTTTTTCTTGTCTAATTTTAAAACGACTAGTTTTGTAACGATTACTTTCATAAACAATAACACATAACACACAATAACATGTATCTCACAATagctaattttaaaagtaacatcacaaatgaataaaatatatcaCATCACATACGGtaatatacaataaaaataaatcagaCTACTTAACTCTATGAATATAAAGAACCATTAAGTAAACcacttattaattattttttcacatACAATCTCATAAAGAGTTTGTCGTTTTTCACTCATTGTAGACATGTAAGCATTCAGTATTTGTACTAATTCTTGTTCCTTTATTGTCGCTTGAATTTATAACTCCTTTACTTTGATTGACATAATCTTTTCTCTATGTTCCCtctcctcttctcttttcttttccctttctaTTAGTTCATTTTCTCTAGCATTCTTAATATCTTCTATGAGAGATAGTTTCTTAACaattgatgatttcttttcgtTAAGACCTTTATACATTTGTGCTTTTTCCTTAtcctttttcttgctcttctttgatcttTGTGGACGAACGGGAGATTCCACATCAGTTTTCTCAGCCAACGATGTTTCTAGatttaatgatgatgagtatgCTTCAGTTACATTGATCTTTGTTCTCTTTGAGCCTCCACTTTGTGTTGGGAGTTGACTTCTCCATTTTTATTCCAAACGAAACGTATTTCAATACCTcttaaaagtaaattttttaccATAATTTGTGGAATAAAGTTTATAGGTCAACCCTACATATCATCAGCGTTCAAACCATTCCTTCTGTTTCGACTAGCTTGATCCTAACACAACTAGGGAATTGTGCAACTTCCTTGTTGATCTTATACCATCGTTTCTTACGTGCAACTTTCCCTCTTTTCATGTCAACACTAAATTCTACACAATAGTTGTGAATTCGATTCTAAAATATGTCACTCTTTTAGTCGGGACCAACTATAGAATCAGTTGAAACATTCAACCATGCACTGATCAATATTTCATCCTCTTTTTATTGCCAGTATTGAATAATATCTTGCCTACAATTTTTAATGTTATCATTATTGAGGTCGCTAGCATCTAATCTATGAGAGTTGGCAAAACCTGAATACTATGAATTTGAACTAGATTATATCGGAATCTAAAGAGATGGATTAAAAGAGCCACCAATATTAGATGAGTCATGTCTCGATCCACTAAATTGAGTTGGAAACGATAAGGATATCGGAGTAACATTTTCCATAAAAACGTTAAATATAGATGAAAATAGATAATGTGGTGTTCGAACACCTCTTTTTGAGTTCCACTCTAATACATGATTCTCCTTTCTCTCTGACAGCACGGTAACAAGGCCTCAAAAATTTGTGCAGTTGGAGATGCTCTAATAACCCACCCTTACCTCTATCTGCTCttgtaacttttaaaatttatcgtacaaaattaaattttaaaattttttaaaccataaacaccatcagaatataaattaaatttgaaaaaaaaagtcatacaacgtcaaaaggtatatatatatatatatatatataggcgGATAGAGGACGCACACTCAAAACTCATCCCCACCTCACCTTCCGCTCAAGAATCCACCACGATGAAAACCCACTCCATCACAAAATGGTGTAATTACCTGCTCGGATCGAGTAGGGACGAGTTAGGCCCCTGTAGGTACGTGTTATGTTGCTATTCCTACTTTTAAGTTTATCAAAGAAATTCTTGAAGCAATGGTCGAGTTATATCTGTGTGAAGTAAACTAATAGTTAGATCTACCACTCGACTTTTTGAATTGAGATTTCATGTTGAGAGAATCCATTCCCCTATACCAAATGCCGCAAAATTCATAAATTCCAATGTCTCttaaacaacaaaatgaatagATATGCACCAACATGTTAGACAGTTAACGAAGGAAACAATTGGTTCACTTACAAgttttggaaaaatgaaaaagaaaaagtgtttGAGATTCAGTTTATTACTTTGCAAGGTGTTTAACTATTTATGCTTATATTTTGAATAAGTTATAAACCTTTGTTTCAATAATCTAAAGGGAATAAGAACAAAAATCACTGACCCTTTTTCGAGTTGCCAAAACACTGAAACAGCATATCTGAAACATAATTTTTCATTCACCGTGTTCACATTTCAAAAACATCACTGGCTACACTCGGTTTAAGTCTCACTATTTTGTCTGAGGAACTGAAGGTCCTTCATTTGCAATTCCACAGCTTCTTTTGACAAGGGCTTTGCTTCCAGAACATAATCATCGCCACCTCCTTCTGCTACTCTCAATGCCTTTTCTCTTACCATCTGCTGGATCTCTTGTTGCTNNNNNNNNNNGTGATAAGCAACGTCTCGTCTTCCTCCTCTATAGGATCCTTTCCGAAGCAACAAACATAGGTTGCATCGAGTGCCTTCTCAACTCTAATCTCCATTGGAATAGCTGGAGGTGCAGCCTTCAGCTTTGCACGTCTCTGAAAGTTTAAAGATTGGTGTTTCTTTAGTTGTTAGAGTAATGTTACATAGATGGAGCTTTTAGAACCATCGAAAATAAGCACCATGCATGGATGTAGAGCATTAAAACACAAGCAAACAACATCTAACATAAATCTTGGAGCTGAATTTCGTTTTCTCATGCTTTCAAATTGAGAACATATTGCACTTCTTACAACACAACCCGCGTTAATGCAGGGTTCTGGAGAGTGCCGCACCCAAAGGGTGTAATGTACGCAACCTAACTTGATAATTATATCGGTGGTTGTTTCCACGGCTAGAACTTGTGACGTTGAGATTACACCGAGACAACTCAACCGTTGCTTCAAGGCTCCCCTTTCTCTTAAAACACAACATGAATGATCATATATCTGAGAAGATCCCATTTTATGTCTAATTTGTCATTAGAGGGTTACCTAGGGATCTAGGAGAGTAGCAGGCATAGAGCACAGTTTGGTAACAACCAAGTCTCATCTCACTAGTGGAGTTAGTTACATGGATCATATAGCACTGTAAAGCACAATTCTTAAAGTTGTGTATAAATTATCATCTTCCATATCTGGTGGAAAATCTTCGGATCATCCTTAAAAGTCTCAAATTAGCAACTTTATCATGTCAGTACAGTTGGTACAGGGCAGCTTGTATTATGGATAACTAACGAGCTATTGTTGCCGCAGTGTGGCAACCAAAAACAAATGAATACCTATTTGCCTTGAAGAGAAGGCAAATAAATGTTTAATATGCAAGGCCTCAGTGTGACAATTTTGCAGAtaatataaaatgaaattgatacATAATACACACTGAATGACTGTTACAGTTATAAGAAAGGTGTATGTTTTTTCAGTATTTGCTAGTATGCAATTTGTTAAGACAAGCTTTCGAGGCACATGGTCGACACATAAGTCGCAATAAGACAGAGCATATAGAGTGTAAGTTTAGCAAGCCATGAGGAATTCAAACAGAGAAATGAAAATTGGAGAAAATACTATACCATCAGTTAAGagatttaaatattttggtTGTATTATTCAAGACAATGGAGAAACAGAGGGAGATACAATACTAGGATACAAGAGGATAGATCAAAGTGGCGGAGTGCTCCAAAATACATTTAAAGCTAAACAATAAATGTTATTACACTACCATTAGATCAACTATGATGAATAGAGTGTTGGTTGGTAAAGAGTGAACACGAACATAAGTTTAGAGTGACTTAGATGAATATGCTTTGACGGATGAGCTATCATACTTGAATAGACATAATAAGGAATGAGGACCCAATAAAGAAAGTTGGAGTGACACCTATTAAAGAGATGGTGGAACCTCCTCTTAACTGATTTGAACATGTTAAGCGAAGACAAGGAGAGAACTCGGTGAAGAGGGGAGATCAGATGGGAGACAGCGGTGATTAAGGGCAAAGGAGACTAAAAAAGACCGTGAAAAGGTGATCAAAAGAGACAATGTATGAAAGGGCTAGTTCAAATATGATTCATGATAGGGTGCAATAATATCGCTTGATTCCTGTAGCTAACCCCACTTAGCGGAACAAGGCTTGTTCTTGCTGATTGCAAGCGTTTTTGTCTTTGCCTTGACAAGGATTAAGCGGTGTTTAGCCAAGTCTTTTTCCATTGAGGTATATACTATTgagatgaaaatttgaaaattttcttatcactaaaaaattatttaggaaAGACCGAAGAGAACAATGCAGAACATATATCATAATGTCCTCCCACAGACAAGAACAATGACAAGCCTGCAGAAACCTTTGAAGCACCATTTTCAACCATTCTTCTGAGCCAAATTGTTTACCATTTAGACTGATTCGGTCAGTTAATATAAACTGATACAACTCCCCTTCAAATGCAAAGTAGCATTAAGCAAGAGTCCCATTTATAATCAAACATTTGTAGCGGCTGATTTTGTGATTTACAGGAAGCATTTTTATCAAATATGAACATAGTAAAACTTGTAAGATACAAAGATAGAAGAAGGAACCAACCTCTCTTGCTTCATTCATCAAGGCAATAAAATTCTGCTCCTCAAATTCAATGTCATTTGAGATCCGCAGCCTCGCCACTCCTTCCAAAATCTCCTCAGTTTTCAGAAGACCAGCACCAACCGCAGCTAGCCAACAGCACAACAGAACATAAAGAGGATCCCCTGCCTAAATACAAAAAGATAACTAAACAACCCATTACCAatattcatcaacataaaatgTAAGACAGAGTTTTGAGCATGAAAACCACTTCCACTAAATTACAGCTCTTAAACCCAAGACTGAAATTTGAACGAAAGGGTTAAACACTTCATCACTAACCTTTTATCCATTATAAGGTTACAAAGTTTGAGTTTTGTCGAATTATACAACCCAAGATTCAATTTTGATTATGTGGGGtggttggaaaaaaaaaaaaactaaatggATTCAAAATTGATTACCCGTCCTCTTCGAGTCTGGAACTCatagaaagctctggaatcaTTGATGGAGCACTTCTTGCCAACCCTTCTTCTGAACTCAGCAAAATCAATGATGTCACTTCCAACGCCACCTTCATCGCTGAGAATCCTAGCTATGAGTCCAACCACAGGCAAAGAACCAATGACCTTGTTGGCGAAACCGGAAATGGAGTTCTGGTTCTCCATGTAAGCTCTAATGGAAAGTTTCCTAACTCTAGAGGTTGAGGAGGTTTGCCTTGTGGAGTGAAcatgatgatgaagaaaaagcagagaagaagaagagagtttAGAAGAAGAGAGGTTATAGAGATGAaatgtgagattggtgtgaagagatgaagatgatgaagagaGTGGTAAAGTGGACTTAAAAACAAGCATGATG
The Arachis duranensis cultivar V14167 chromosome 5, aradu.V14167.gnm2.J7QH, whole genome shotgun sequence genome window above contains:
- the LOC107490785 gene encoding formate dehydrogenase, mitochondrial isoform X1; this translates as MAMLAKRVASSAARSLLTSSNSTFTRNIHASGGKKKIVGVFYKGNEYASMNPNFVGCVEGALGIREWLESQGHEYIVTDDKEGPDSVLEKHIPDLHVLISTPFHPAYVTAERIKKAKNLELLLTAGIGSDHIDLNAAAAAGLTVAEVTGSNVVSVAEDELLRILILLRNFLPGYQQAVTGDWNVAGIAYRAYDLEGKTIGTVGAGRIGKLLLQRLKPFNCNLLYHDRLKMDPELENQIGAKFEEDLDAMLPKCDVIVINMPLTDKTRGLFDKDRIAKCKKGVLIVNNARGAIMDTQAVADACSSGHIAGYSGDVWFPQPAPKDHPWRYMPNHAMTPHISGTTIDAQLRYAAGVKDMLDRHFRGEDFPEQNYIVKEGQLAPQYR
- the LOC107490785 gene encoding formate dehydrogenase 1, mitochondrial isoform X2 encodes the protein MNPNFVGCVEGALGIREWLESQGHEYIVTDDKEGPDSVLEKHIPDLHVLISTPFHPAYVTAERIKKAKNLELLLTAGIGSDHIDLNAAAAAGLTVAEVTGSNVVSVAEDELLRILILLRNFLPGYQQAVTGDWNVAGIAYRAYDLEGKTIGTVGAGRIGKLLLQRLKPFNCNLLYHDRLKMDPELENQIGAKFEEDLDAMLPKCDVIVINMPLTDKTRGLFDKDRIAKCKKGVLIVNNARGAIMDTQAVADACSSGHIAGYSGDVWFPQPAPKDHPWRYMPNHAMTPHISGTTIDAQLRYAAGVKDMLDRHFRGEDFPEQNYIVKEGQLAPQYR
- the LOC127747690 gene encoding photosystem I assembly factor PSA3, chloroplastic (The sequence of the model RefSeq protein was modified relative to this genomic sequence to represent the inferred CDS: added 29 bases not found in genome assembly) — translated: MGSSQIYDHSCCVLRERGALKQRLSCLGVISTSQVLAVETTTDIIIKLGCRRAKLKAAPPAIPMEIRVEKALDATYVCCFGKDPIEEEDETLLITMLSAVFPSVQQQEIQQMVREKALRVAEGGGDDYVLEAKPLSKEAVELQMKDLQFLRQNSET
- the LOC107490787 gene encoding photosystem I assembly factor PSA3, chloroplastic (The sequence of the model RefSeq protein was modified relative to this genomic sequence to represent the inferred CDS: added 39 bases not found in genome assembly): MLVFKSTLPLSSSSSSLHTNLTFHLYNLSSSKLSSSSLLFLHHHVHSTRQTSSTSRVRKLSIRAYMENQNSISGFANKVIGSLPVVGLIARILSDEGGVGSDIIDFAEFRRRVGKKCSINDSRAFYEFQTRRGRAGDPLYVLLCCWLAAVGAGLLKTEEILEGVARLRISNDIEFEEQNFIALMNEAREDMVGRDGDRGHG